In one Methanobrevibacter sp. genomic region, the following are encoded:
- a CDS encoding 3H domain-containing protein has translation MRKPYVILIGSASGIGKSTIAAELAKTLNIKHLIESDFIRAVVRGIIGKEYAPALHSSSYDAYKHLRNKNRYESYNELVSAGFDEHAASVIPALEKVIQRAITDYDDIIIEGVHLVPGLINIEQFKEYANIYFFVLSSDEDSHKERFVKRAVQIHRGGKQLDFFRENRIIHDHLLKQARANDVNIINTETIDKTLDKILAIINKSCATINLTNSVDELADVIDIIINQNNGSIEKIVYNIKGFKEPLIRNINVSDVSAAEKFIKNINEDKNKKEYLNELYNLSEYRKTTICASNQEKLDNIINELTERGYVLNE, from the coding sequence ATGAGAAAACCTTATGTTATACTAATCGGGAGCGCATCAGGAATTGGAAAATCAACAATCGCTGCCGAACTAGCTAAAACATTGAACATAAAGCATTTGATTGAAAGTGACTTCATCAGAGCGGTTGTCAGAGGAATCATAGGAAAAGAGTATGCTCCCGCACTTCACAGCTCATCTTATGATGCATATAAACATTTAAGAAACAAAAATCGCTATGAAAGCTATAATGAGTTAGTTTCAGCAGGATTCGATGAGCATGCTGCATCTGTTATTCCTGCTTTAGAAAAAGTTATCCAAAGGGCAATTACCGATTATGATGATATAATCATTGAAGGAGTCCATTTGGTTCCGGGATTGATCAATATTGAACAATTCAAAGAATATGCAAACATCTATTTCTTTGTATTGAGTTCCGATGAAGATTCCCATAAGGAGAGGTTCGTGAAAAGGGCAGTTCAAATACATAGGGGTGGAAAACAATTGGATTTCTTTAGAGAAAATAGAATTATCCATGACCATCTCTTAAAGCAGGCCCGTGCAAATGACGTGAACATCATCAATACTGAAACTATCGATAAGACTCTCGATAAAATCCTGGCAATAATCAATAAATCCTGCGCAACAATAAACTTGACCAACAGCGTTGATGAATTGGCCGATGTAATTGACATCATCATCAACCAGAATAATGGAAGTATAGAAAAAATCGTCTACAACATTAAAGGGTTTAAGGAACCGCTGATTAGAAATATCAATGTATCTGATGTTTCTGCTGCCGAAAAGTTTATTAAAAATATTAATGAGGATAAAAATAAAAAAGAATACTTAAATGAGTTATATAACTTATCCGAATACAGGAAGACAACCATCTGCGCTTC
- a CDS encoding DUF1611 domain-containing protein — translation MYSIKSVKEIQDLNPFIVVGCGGGGEKFSNLDGVETVGFIDDDERKQGKQFCNHVVSGSLKKCLEGAPDAKSLVIMLPIGAEGSALKYAVQAIDAGLNVVTSFRSLSLEDNLSLKKFADSKNLVIKDIGPRLDVVEQIAGVAPEKSCEVLPKISYNPKAPVIFVGGTSQECGKRTTTKMLGVASSQRGLTPAIISTDEMGLEEPTDFNFRAGSLSAMDVPAAVLSAIKYVEETKHPDIIFIEGQSSLTENGNPHPRGLSAAILIGAAPDAVIVGHRPNHPYREPRGIVEEIKAIEAVEPTKVVGLSINFKNASLDLCPEYFESKFNLPAEDVYNNGADKLLDAILEYLEG, via the coding sequence TTGTATTCAATTAAATCAGTTAAAGAAATTCAGGATTTAAATCCATTCATTGTTGTCGGTTGTGGCGGAGGTGGAGAAAAGTTCTCCAACCTTGATGGTGTTGAAACAGTAGGTTTCATTGATGATGATGAAAGAAAGCAAGGAAAACAGTTTTGCAATCATGTTGTTTCCGGTAGCTTGAAGAAATGTTTAGAGGGAGCTCCAGATGCAAAATCACTTGTAATAATGTTGCCTATTGGTGCTGAAGGTTCTGCATTAAAATATGCAGTTCAAGCCATTGACGCTGGTTTAAATGTTGTTACATCTTTTAGGTCTTTATCCCTTGAAGATAACTTGTCATTAAAGAAATTTGCCGATTCAAAAAATCTTGTAATTAAAGACATCGGCCCAAGATTAGATGTTGTTGAACAAATAGCTGGAGTTGCCCCTGAAAAATCATGTGAAGTTTTACCGAAAATATCCTATAATCCTAAAGCTCCAGTAATTTTTGTTGGAGGCACTTCTCAAGAGTGCGGTAAGAGGACTACTACAAAAATGCTTGGTGTGGCTAGTAGTCAGAGAGGTTTGACTCCTGCAATCATATCAACTGATGAAATGGGTTTGGAAGAACCTACTGATTTTAATTTCAGAGCAGGAAGCTTGTCTGCTATGGATGTTCCTGCAGCAGTATTGTCTGCAATCAAATATGTTGAAGAAACCAAACATCCAGATATTATTTTTATTGAAGGTCAATCTAGCTTAACTGAAAATGGCAATCCTCATCCAAGGGGTTTATCTGCAGCAATTTTAATTGGTGCCGCTCCGGATGCTGTTATTGTTGGACACAGGCCAAATCATCCTTATAGGGAGCCTAGAGGTATTGTGGAAGAAATCAAAGCTATTGAAGCTGTAGAACCAACTAAAGTTGTTGGTTTATCTATCAACTTTAAAAATGCCAGCTTGGATTTATGTCCTGAATACTTCGAGTCCAAGTTTAATTTGCCGGCTGAAGATGTTTACAATAACGGTGCTGATAAGTTATTAGATGCAATTCTTGAATATTTAGAGGGGTAA